In Methanosphaera sp. ISO3-F5, a genomic segment contains:
- a CDS encoding aldo/keto reductase: MKYNKIGKTKYKISEIGFGAEWMAGKPYEEIKKIITHCEKNGINFLDCWMSDPEVRSNLGKAIHENRDKWIIQGHIGSTWQNNQYVRTRQMDKVIPAFEDLLTRLQTDHIEFGMIHYVDEVEEYKKIINGEFIDYVHKLKEENKIHHIGLSTHNPEVGLLAANNPEIELLMLSLNPAFDMMPPVVLDDYFEKEKYSQDLGGIQPIRSQLYQTCQDTNTAITVMKGYAGGRLFNKEDSPFGIAMTPLQCIHYALTRPSSKSILVGINSIKELDDALYYEKASEEEKDYSKILTTAPQHSYLGKCTYCGHCAPCPFEINIAMVNKLYDLAVVHEEVPESIREHYNNLDAHASLCFGCKKCEERCPFGVEIIEVMKKASKLFGK; this comes from the coding sequence ATGAAATACAATAAAATAGGAAAAACCAAATACAAAATAAGCGAAATAGGATTCGGAGCCGAATGGATGGCAGGAAAACCCTATGAAGAAATAAAAAAAATAATAACACACTGCGAAAAAAACGGAATCAACTTCCTAGACTGCTGGATGTCCGACCCAGAAGTAAGAAGTAACCTAGGAAAAGCAATACACGAAAACAGAGACAAATGGATAATACAAGGACACATAGGATCAACCTGGCAAAACAACCAATACGTAAGAACAAGACAAATGGATAAAGTAATACCAGCATTCGAAGACCTCCTCACAAGACTACAAACAGACCACATAGAATTCGGAATGATACACTACGTAGATGAAGTAGAAGAATACAAAAAAATCATCAACGGAGAATTCATAGACTACGTACACAAACTAAAAGAAGAAAACAAGATACACCACATAGGATTAAGTACACACAACCCAGAAGTAGGATTACTCGCAGCAAACAACCCCGAAATAGAATTACTAATGCTCAGCCTAAACCCAGCATTCGATATGATGCCACCAGTAGTACTGGACGACTACTTTGAAAAAGAAAAATACTCACAAGACCTCGGAGGAATACAACCAATAAGATCACAACTATACCAAACCTGCCAAGACACAAACACAGCAATAACAGTAATGAAAGGATACGCAGGAGGAAGACTATTTAACAAAGAAGACTCACCATTCGGAATAGCAATGACACCACTACAATGCATACACTACGCACTAACAAGACCATCATCAAAATCAATACTCGTAGGAATAAACAGTATAAAAGAATTAGATGACGCATTATACTATGAAAAAGCATCCGAAGAGGAAAAAGATTATTCTAAAATACTTACAACCGCACCCCAACACTCATATCTAGGTAAATGCACATACTGTGGGCACTGTGCACCATGCCCATTTGAAATAAACATAGCCATGGTAAACAAGCTATATGACCTTGCAGTAGTTCATGAAGAAGTACCAGAAAGTATACGTGAACATTATAATAATTTGGATGCTCATGCTTCATTATGTTTTGGCTGTAAAAAATGTGAAGAAAGATGTCCATTTGGTGTAGAAATAATAGAAGTTATGAAAAAAGCCAGTAAACTATTTGGAAAATAA